The Streptomyces albofaciens JCM 4342 genome has a segment encoding these proteins:
- a CDS encoding ATP-binding protein — MHEAPQRGPSHGASALTPPCRFSGTARSAGLARAYARQVIQQSVPGIPEEQLDLALLLVSELVTNACRYGTEPGDRVAVAVTASPSMVQIAVHDPTRRRPRRKLPGPERERGRGLLIVEAIASDWGVANRPLGKIVWAELAW; from the coding sequence ATGCACGAGGCTCCGCAGAGAGGGCCCAGCCATGGGGCTTCCGCACTCACTCCACCGTGCAGATTCTCAGGTACGGCCAGGAGTGCAGGGCTGGCCCGCGCATACGCCCGGCAAGTCATCCAACAGTCCGTGCCAGGCATCCCCGAAGAACAGCTCGACCTGGCCCTACTGCTCGTCAGCGAACTCGTCACCAACGCCTGTCGCTACGGGACGGAGCCCGGAGACCGCGTGGCCGTGGCCGTGACTGCGTCCCCGAGCATGGTGCAGATCGCGGTACACGATCCGACCCGGCGCCGCCCCCGTCGCAAACTCCCCGGCCCAGAGCGCGAAAGAGGCCGCGGCCTGCTCATCGTCGAAGCCATCGCCAGCGATTGGGGCGTTGCCAACCGGCCGCTCGGGAAGATCGTCTGGGCGGAGTTGGCATGGTGA
- a CDS encoding MerR family transcriptional regulator, translating into MGYSVGQVAGFAGVTVRTLHHYDEIGLLVPSGRSHAGHRRYDDTDLDRLQQIMFYRELGFPLDEVAALLDDPDADPREHLRRQHALLSARINRLQAMVTAVEHAMEARKMGVNLTPEEKFEVFGDFDPDDYADEVRERWGGTDAYKESQRRTATYTKEDWKRLTEEFDAIHRKMAETMASGLPADSAEAMDVAEEHRRFISSGYYDCSYEMHTCLGEMYVADERFTATYEAIRPGLAVYMRDAMLANAVRNS; encoded by the coding sequence ATGGGCTACTCCGTGGGACAGGTCGCCGGGTTCGCCGGTGTGACGGTGCGCACCCTGCACCATTACGACGAGATCGGGCTGCTGGTGCCGAGCGGGCGCAGCCACGCCGGGCACCGGCGTTACGACGACACCGACCTCGACCGGCTCCAGCAGATCATGTTCTACCGGGAGCTCGGCTTCCCGCTCGACGAGGTGGCGGCCCTCCTGGACGACCCGGACGCCGACCCGCGGGAACACCTGCGGCGGCAGCACGCGCTGCTCAGCGCCCGGATCAACAGGCTCCAGGCCATGGTCACCGCCGTCGAACACGCGATGGAGGCACGCAAGATGGGCGTCAACCTGACCCCTGAGGAGAAGTTCGAGGTCTTCGGGGACTTCGACCCGGACGACTACGCGGACGAGGTGCGCGAACGCTGGGGCGGCACCGACGCGTACAAGGAGTCGCAGCGCCGCACGGCCACGTACACGAAGGAGGACTGGAAGCGGCTGACGGAGGAGTTCGACGCCATCCACCGGAAGATGGCCGAGACGATGGCGAGCGGGCTGCCGGCCGACTCGGCCGAGGCGATGGACGTCGCCGAGGAACACCGCCGGTTCATCTCGTCCGGCTACTACGACTGCTCGTACGAGATGCACACCTGCCTCGGCGAGATGTACGTAGCGGACGAGCGCTTCACCGCCACCTATGAGGCCATCCGGCCCGGGCTGGCCGTCTACATGCGTGACGCGATGCTCGCCAACGCGGTGCGCAACAGCTGA
- a CDS encoding PadR family transcriptional regulator — protein sequence MSAIRLLVLGAVRQHGRAHGYQVRNDLEYWGAHEWSNAKPGSIYHALKQMAKQGLLHAHDIAPSTVGGPPRTEYEMTEAGTAEYFKLLRDSLSRHDRKVDELSAAIGFIVDLPREEAVALLKERVRGLEEWRKSVTEYYTPADGPEQLGHIGEIMNMWVNAADTGADWTRGLIDRIERGAYVFAGEGEPFVGVLAEGQENPYATGEPDPEDGDAERATASGE from the coding sequence ATGTCGGCGATCCGGCTGTTGGTACTGGGGGCCGTGCGGCAGCACGGACGGGCGCACGGCTACCAGGTGCGCAACGACCTCGAATACTGGGGCGCCCACGAGTGGTCCAACGCCAAGCCGGGGTCGATCTACCACGCCCTCAAACAGATGGCGAAGCAGGGCCTGCTGCACGCGCACGACATCGCCCCCAGCACCGTCGGCGGCCCCCCGCGTACGGAGTACGAGATGACCGAGGCGGGCACGGCGGAGTACTTCAAGCTGCTGCGCGACTCCCTGTCCCGGCACGACCGCAAGGTGGACGAACTGAGCGCGGCGATCGGCTTCATCGTCGACCTGCCCCGCGAGGAGGCCGTGGCCCTGCTGAAGGAGCGGGTGCGGGGGCTGGAGGAGTGGCGGAAGTCGGTCACCGAGTACTACACCCCGGCGGACGGCCCGGAGCAGCTCGGCCACATCGGCGAGATCATGAACATGTGGGTGAACGCGGCGGACACCGGCGCGGACTGGACCCGCGGGCTGATCGACCGCATCGAGCGCGGGGCGTACGTCTTCGCGGGCGAGGGCGAGCCGTTCGTGGGGGTGCTGGCGGAGGGCCAGGAGAATCCGTATGCGACGGGGGAGCCGGATCCTGAGGACGGGGATGCGGAGAGGGCGACGGCGTCCGGTGAGTGA
- a CDS encoding DinB family protein, whose protein sequence is MPTHVPAEAHGDERGALLAFLEAQRGGLRRSVLGLTDEQATRKPSASELSLAGLLKHVAEVERDWLETAQQVPHTVQRDMSNYHLGFQLEESQTVASVLAEWAETARATEDFIRSQPDLNGTFPLPEAPWFPPKAEQSMRWLLLHLIEEIARHAGHADILRESLDGKTAFTLVDEERAAQG, encoded by the coding sequence ATGCCCACTCACGTTCCGGCCGAAGCCCACGGCGACGAGCGCGGTGCGCTCCTGGCCTTCCTGGAGGCGCAGCGCGGCGGTCTGCGCCGGTCGGTCCTCGGGCTGACCGACGAACAGGCCACCCGTAAGCCGTCCGCCAGCGAACTGTCCCTGGCCGGCCTGCTCAAGCACGTCGCCGAGGTGGAGCGCGACTGGCTGGAAACCGCCCAGCAGGTGCCGCACACCGTCCAGCGCGACATGTCCAACTACCACCTGGGCTTCCAGCTGGAGGAGTCGCAGACGGTCGCGAGCGTGCTCGCCGAGTGGGCGGAGACGGCGCGGGCGACCGAGGACTTCATCCGGTCGCAGCCGGACCTGAACGGCACGTTCCCGCTGCCCGAGGCCCCCTGGTTCCCGCCGAAGGCGGAGCAGTCGATGCGCTGGCTGCTGCTCCACCTGATCGAGGAGATCGCCCGGCACGCCGGCCACGCGGACATCCTCCGCGAGTCCCTGGACGGCAAGACCGCCTTCACCCTGGTCGACGAGGAGCGGGCGGCGCAGGGCTGA
- a CDS encoding YbjQ family protein yields MGIEEFGGGQTAQSDVLVVTTNDVPGYEVQRVIGEVFGLTVRSRHLGSQIGAGLKSMIGGELKGLTKTLVETRNQAMERLVEQARARGANAVLMFRFDVTEAADVGTEVCAYGTAVVIAPKTA; encoded by the coding sequence ATGGGCATCGAGGAGTTCGGCGGCGGGCAGACCGCACAGTCCGATGTGCTGGTGGTGACGACCAACGACGTCCCCGGGTACGAGGTGCAGCGGGTCATCGGCGAGGTCTTCGGCCTGACGGTCCGCTCACGGCACCTGGGCAGCCAGATCGGGGCCGGGCTGAAGTCGATGATCGGCGGCGAGCTGAAGGGCCTGACCAAGACGCTCGTGGAAACCCGTAACCAGGCCATGGAGCGGCTGGTGGAACAGGCGCGGGCCCGCGGCGCGAACGCGGTGCTGATGTTCCGCTTCGACGTGACGGAGGCGGCGGACGTGGGCACGGAGGTCTGCGCGTACGGCACCGCCGTGGTGATCGCCCCGAAGACCGCCTGA
- the wrbA gene encoding NAD(P)H:quinone oxidoreductase, with product MTQPSDRSESPTGAGTGADTGTGTGSGDRSVRLAVIYYSSTGTVTELAKAVADAAEAAGAEVRLRKAAELAPRAAVESNPAWAENVRATAGIPEAAPDDMLWADAVIFGSPTRYGNISSQLKQFIDTLGGLWQQGKLADKVYSGFTASATKHGGQETTLLALYTTIHHFGGIVVTPGYTDPSKFADGNPYGTSHVGGPETPLDDEARTAAGVQARRVVKYTRALKAGLSAAG from the coding sequence ATGACCCAGCCCAGCGACCGGTCCGAGAGCCCCACCGGTGCCGGTACCGGAGCCGATACCGGTACCGGCACCGGCTCCGGCGACCGCTCCGTCCGCCTCGCCGTCATCTACTACTCCTCGACCGGGACCGTCACCGAACTGGCCAAGGCCGTCGCGGACGCCGCCGAGGCGGCGGGCGCCGAGGTACGGCTGCGCAAGGCCGCCGAGCTGGCCCCGCGGGCGGCCGTCGAGTCCAACCCCGCCTGGGCCGAGAACGTCCGCGCGACCGCCGGCATCCCTGAGGCCGCGCCCGACGACATGCTCTGGGCGGACGCCGTGATCTTCGGCTCGCCCACCCGGTACGGCAACATCTCCTCGCAGCTCAAGCAGTTCATCGACACGCTCGGCGGGCTGTGGCAGCAGGGGAAGCTGGCCGACAAGGTGTACAGCGGCTTCACCGCCTCCGCGACCAAGCACGGCGGCCAGGAGACCACCCTGCTCGCCCTCTACACCACGATCCACCACTTCGGCGGCATCGTCGTGACGCCCGGCTACACCGACCCCAGCAAATTCGCGGACGGCAACCCGTACGGCACCTCGCACGTCGGCGGCCCCGAGACGCCGCTCGACGACGAGGCGCGCACCGCCGCCGGCGTCCAGGCGCGGCGTGTCGTGAAATACACCCGCGCCCTCAAGGCAGGGCTATCCGCGGCCGGCTGA
- a CDS encoding glutamate decarboxylase, whose protein sequence is MALHEGTSAGNRKQSVSVNPFYGEADPVAGMAEAPPRHALPDGPVAPRAAYQLVHDELMLDGNARLNLATFVTTWMEPQADVLMAECRDKNMIDKDEYPRTAELEQRCVAMLADLWHAPDPAAVVGCSTTGSSEACMLAGMALKRRWSRANADRYPATARPNLVMGANVQVCWEKFCTFWEVEARQVPMQGDRFHLDGESAAALCDENTIGVVTVLGSTFDGSYEPVAEICAALDALQERTGLDIPVHVDGASGAMIAPFLDEDLVWDFRLPRVASINTSGHKYGLVYPGVGWVLWRDKQALPEELVFRVDYLGGNMPTFALNFSRPGAQVVAQYYTFLRLGRAGYRAVQRNTRDVARSLAERIGALGEFRLLTRGDELPVFAFTTADGVTDFDVFDVSRRMRERGWLIPAYTFPPDRDDLSVLRIVCRNGFSHDLSDLFMSDLERLLPELRKQGGPLGNRAGTDTAFHH, encoded by the coding sequence ATGGCACTCCACGAGGGCACGTCCGCCGGGAACCGCAAGCAGAGCGTGTCGGTCAATCCCTTCTACGGTGAGGCCGATCCGGTGGCGGGGATGGCCGAGGCGCCGCCCCGGCACGCGCTGCCGGACGGTCCCGTCGCCCCGCGGGCGGCCTACCAGCTCGTCCACGACGAGCTGATGCTGGACGGCAACGCCCGGCTGAATCTGGCCACCTTCGTGACCACCTGGATGGAGCCGCAGGCCGACGTCCTGATGGCGGAGTGCCGCGACAAGAACATGATCGACAAGGACGAGTACCCGCGCACCGCCGAGCTGGAGCAGCGGTGCGTGGCCATGCTCGCCGATCTGTGGCACGCGCCCGACCCGGCCGCCGTAGTCGGCTGCTCGACGACCGGCTCCAGCGAGGCGTGCATGCTCGCCGGAATGGCCCTCAAGCGCCGCTGGTCCCGGGCGAACGCCGACCGCTATCCGGCCACCGCCCGGCCCAACCTGGTCATGGGCGCGAACGTGCAGGTCTGCTGGGAGAAGTTCTGTACGTTCTGGGAGGTCGAGGCGCGGCAGGTGCCCATGCAGGGCGACCGCTTCCACCTGGACGGGGAGTCCGCCGCCGCGCTCTGCGACGAGAACACGATCGGCGTCGTCACCGTCCTCGGCTCGACGTTCGACGGGTCGTACGAGCCGGTGGCGGAGATCTGCGCGGCCCTGGACGCCCTACAGGAACGCACCGGACTCGACATCCCCGTCCATGTGGACGGCGCGTCCGGCGCCATGATCGCGCCGTTCCTGGACGAGGACCTGGTGTGGGACTTCCGGCTGCCGCGCGTCGCCTCCATCAACACCTCGGGCCACAAGTACGGGCTGGTCTACCCGGGCGTGGGCTGGGTCCTGTGGCGCGACAAGCAGGCGCTCCCGGAGGAGCTGGTCTTCCGCGTCGACTACCTGGGCGGCAACATGCCGACCTTCGCGCTCAACTTCTCCCGGCCGGGCGCCCAGGTCGTCGCCCAGTACTACACGTTCCTGCGGCTGGGCCGCGCGGGCTACCGCGCCGTACAACGGAACACGCGTGACGTGGCGCGCTCGCTCGCCGAGCGCATCGGCGCCCTGGGCGAGTTCCGGCTGCTGACCCGCGGCGACGAACTGCCGGTCTTCGCCTTCACCACGGCCGACGGAGTGACCGACTTCGACGTCTTCGACGTCTCCCGCCGCATGCGCGAACGCGGCTGGCTCATCCCCGCCTACACCTTCCCGCCCGACCGCGACGACCTCTCCGTCCTCCGCATCGTCTGCCGCAACGGTTTCTCCCATGATCTGAGCGATCTGTTCATGTCCGACTTGGAACGCCTGCTGCCGGAACTGCGCAAGCAGGGCGGACCGTTGGGGAACCGGGCGGGTACGGATACGGCGTTCCACCACTGA
- the leuE gene encoding leucine efflux protein LeuE has protein sequence MLGITDLPTYLVGVALIVLLPGPNSLYVVSVAARRGPRVAYRAAAGVLCGDAVLMTLSAGGVASLLQASPVLFAIVKFAGAGYLTWLAVGMLRGAWSLWRDREAAKSLREKATADGAAHPAAPRERPYRRALVISLLNPKAILFFISFFVQFVDPAYAHPVLSFLTLGAWAQLFSFTYLTILIFSGTYLAATFRRRKRLTAGLSAGAGAAFLGFAAKLSLASAG, from the coding sequence ATGCTGGGGATAACCGATCTTCCGACCTACCTGGTGGGCGTCGCGCTCATCGTTCTGCTGCCGGGCCCGAACTCGCTGTACGTCGTCTCCGTCGCGGCCCGCCGCGGCCCGCGCGTCGCCTACCGGGCGGCGGCCGGCGTGCTGTGCGGCGACGCGGTGCTGATGACGCTCTCCGCGGGCGGCGTGGCCTCACTCCTCCAGGCCAGCCCGGTCCTCTTCGCCATCGTGAAGTTCGCGGGCGCGGGCTATCTGACGTGGCTCGCGGTCGGCATGCTGCGCGGCGCCTGGTCCCTGTGGCGCGACCGCGAGGCCGCCAAGTCCCTCCGCGAGAAGGCCACCGCCGACGGCGCCGCCCACCCCGCCGCGCCCCGCGAGCGCCCCTACCGCCGCGCGCTGGTGATCAGCCTCCTCAACCCCAAGGCGATCCTCTTCTTCATCTCCTTCTTCGTCCAGTTCGTGGACCCCGCCTACGCCCACCCCGTCCTCTCCTTCCTCACCCTCGGCGCCTGGGCCCAACTCTTCAGCTTCACCTACCTCACCATCCTCATCTTCAGCGGCACCTACCTGGCCGCCACCTTCCGCCGCCGCAAGCGCCTGACGGCAGGCCTGTCGGCGGGGGCCGGCGCGGCATTCCTGGGCTTCGCGGCAAAGCTTTCGCTGGCCAGTGCGGGGTGA
- a CDS encoding DedA family protein: MNTLALGPQWLDPDYLIGTFGLIGVLIIVFAESGLLIGFFLPGDSLLFTTGLLVTTDKLDKPLWLVCLLIVLAAVLGDQAGYLFGRKVGPALFKRPDSKLFKQENVEKAHEFFEKHGPKSLILARFVPIVRTFTPIIAGVSRMNYRSFITFNVIGGTLWGAGVTLLGASLGNIEFVHKHIELILVAIVLISVVPIVIEYLRSRGKNKKAAARVAYDPAGAVQPPRQPGNDGRRGRHAKR; encoded by the coding sequence GTGAATACTCTCGCGCTCGGCCCCCAGTGGCTGGACCCGGACTACCTGATCGGCACGTTCGGGCTGATCGGCGTGCTGATCATCGTCTTCGCGGAGTCCGGTCTGCTGATCGGCTTCTTCCTGCCGGGCGACTCGCTCCTGTTCACCACCGGCCTGCTGGTGACGACCGACAAGCTGGACAAGCCGCTGTGGCTGGTGTGCCTGCTGATCGTGCTCGCGGCGGTCCTCGGTGACCAGGCGGGCTATCTCTTCGGCCGCAAGGTCGGACCCGCGCTCTTCAAGCGCCCGGACTCCAAGCTGTTCAAGCAGGAGAACGTGGAGAAGGCGCACGAGTTCTTCGAGAAGCACGGCCCGAAATCGCTGATCCTGGCCCGTTTCGTACCGATCGTCCGTACGTTCACCCCGATCATCGCGGGCGTGAGCCGGATGAACTACCGCTCGTTCATCACCTTCAACGTGATCGGCGGCACGCTGTGGGGCGCGGGCGTCACCCTGCTCGGCGCCTCGCTCGGCAACATCGAATTCGTGCACAAGCACATCGAGCTGATCCTCGTCGCGATCGTGCTGATCTCCGTCGTCCCGATCGTCATCGAGTATCTGCGCTCCCGCGGCAAGAACAAGAAAGCGGCGGCCCGGGTGGCGTACGACCCGGCCGGCGCCGTACAGCCGCCCCGCCAGCCCGGCAACGACGGGCGCCGGGGACGGCACGCCAAGCGCTGA
- a CDS encoding methyltransferase, translating to MEANQERAAATRAARGTVTRLLFGQLATYAVGAAVRLGVLDRIGTGTCTADEVAADCGTHPQATLRLLRALAALGLLTEPEPGTFEATAAGALLRSDTPDSMSALARIFSDPLMTRARERTEDSVRSGEPAFDAIFGTDFFGHLKNEPELSQVFNTAMGQGTRIAAEDVPAAYDFGRFGTIVDVGGGDGTLLAAILRAHPAPRGMIYDTAEGLAQADARLAAEGVADRVTLEAGDFFTAAPAGGDLYLLKSVIHDWNDDQCAQILRHIRQVIPADGRLLVIEPVLTDTVRPETEPLIYLSDLNMLVNVGGRERTRADFEDLCAKAGFTLTGLTPLPAPDPFVLIEAAPS from the coding sequence GTGGAAGCGAACCAGGAACGGGCGGCAGCCACACGCGCGGCCCGGGGCACCGTCACCCGGTTGTTGTTCGGGCAACTCGCCACGTACGCCGTGGGCGCCGCCGTCCGGCTCGGTGTGCTGGACCGCATCGGCACCGGCACCTGTACGGCGGACGAGGTGGCGGCCGACTGCGGCACCCACCCGCAGGCCACGCTGCGCCTGCTGCGCGCCCTGGCCGCGCTGGGGCTGCTGACCGAACCCGAACCGGGCACCTTCGAGGCCACCGCCGCCGGAGCGCTGCTGCGCAGCGACACCCCGGACTCCATGTCCGCCCTGGCCCGCATCTTCAGCGACCCGCTCATGACCCGGGCCCGGGAACGTACGGAAGACAGCGTTCGCAGTGGCGAACCCGCCTTCGACGCGATTTTCGGTACCGACTTCTTCGGCCACCTCAAGAACGAGCCGGAACTCTCGCAGGTGTTCAACACGGCGATGGGCCAGGGCACCCGGATCGCCGCCGAGGACGTACCGGCCGCCTACGACTTCGGGCGCTTCGGCACCATCGTCGACGTGGGCGGCGGCGACGGCACACTGCTCGCCGCCATCCTGCGGGCCCACCCCGCGCCGCGCGGCATGATCTACGACACCGCCGAGGGGCTCGCCCAGGCCGACGCCAGACTGGCCGCCGAGGGCGTGGCCGACCGCGTCACCCTCGAAGCCGGCGACTTCTTCACCGCGGCCCCCGCCGGCGGCGACCTGTACCTCCTCAAAAGCGTCATCCACGACTGGAACGACGACCAGTGCGCGCAGATCCTGCGCCACATCCGGCAGGTGATCCCCGCGGACGGCCGTCTGCTCGTCATCGAGCCCGTGCTCACCGACACGGTGCGCCCCGAAACGGAACCCCTGATCTACCTCAGCGACCTCAACATGCTGGTCAACGTTGGCGGTCGCGAACGCACCCGCGCCGACTTCGAAGACCTCTGCGCCAAGGCCGGCTTCACCCTCACCGGCCTCACCCCACTACCGGCCCCGGACCCCTTCGTCCTCATCGAGGCCGCTCCGTCCTGA
- a CDS encoding threonine/serine ThrE exporter family protein, whose product MASDAQRGQRGTNGTNGKNGVNGVKGVHGTSNGANGGTDHSEDRKPQSDEARSAFTPPLGVPYPPVPEEEHPTSEFALPEGLKTEAPAEPEGSAFSPPGGTATSTGSTTGQHQLPDRTPAGWPAFTPPHGVPVISLTKQTPWQDRMRTMLRMPVGERPVPERVERAEDTGPAVPRVLDLTLRIGEILLAGGEGAEDVEAAMFGVAHAYGLERVEPTVTFTLLSISYQPSLVDDPVTASRTVRRRGVDYTRLSAVFRLVDEITSEGITLEEAYRGLAEIRRNRHPFPSWSLTLASGLLSGAASMLVGGGAIVFIAAAIGSMLGDRLAWLASSRGLPEFYQFVVAAMPPAAIGVALSFSHVAVQASAVITGGLFALIPGRALVASVQDGLTGYYITASARLLEVGYLIVGIVIGVLAALYIGLQLNPEYLYPAAGFGAYNDPPVQTLAAMLLALSFCVLLQQERHTVLFATLNGGVAWVVYGALANVSNMNAVPATAIAAGLVGLFGQLLSRYRYASALPYVTAAIGPLLPGSATYFGLLNFAQGDIGPGVSSLIKAASLALAIAVGVNLGGEVARLFMKAPGATVEEAGGRRAAKRTRGF is encoded by the coding sequence GTGGCGTCGGACGCACAGCGGGGACAGCGCGGAACCAACGGCACGAACGGGAAGAACGGCGTGAACGGCGTCAAAGGCGTGCACGGAACCAGCAATGGTGCGAACGGCGGAACCGATCACTCCGAGGACCGCAAACCGCAGTCGGACGAGGCGCGCAGCGCCTTCACCCCGCCGCTCGGCGTGCCCTACCCGCCGGTCCCCGAGGAAGAGCACCCCACCTCCGAGTTCGCCCTCCCCGAGGGCCTGAAGACCGAGGCGCCGGCCGAGCCGGAAGGCTCCGCCTTCAGCCCGCCCGGCGGTACGGCCACGAGCACCGGCAGCACCACCGGTCAGCACCAGCTGCCCGACCGGACCCCGGCGGGCTGGCCCGCCTTCACCCCGCCGCACGGCGTCCCCGTCATCAGCCTGACCAAGCAGACGCCCTGGCAGGACCGGATGCGCACCATGCTGCGCATGCCGGTCGGCGAGCGGCCGGTGCCGGAGCGGGTGGAGCGCGCGGAGGACACCGGGCCCGCCGTACCGCGCGTCCTGGACCTGACGCTGCGTATCGGCGAGATCCTGCTGGCCGGCGGCGAGGGCGCGGAGGACGTGGAAGCCGCGATGTTCGGCGTCGCGCACGCGTACGGGCTGGAGCGGGTGGAGCCCACCGTCACCTTCACGCTGCTGTCGATCTCCTACCAGCCGTCGCTGGTCGACGACCCGGTCACGGCCAGCCGTACGGTACGGCGGCGCGGTGTGGACTACACCCGGCTGTCCGCGGTCTTCCGCCTCGTCGACGAGATCACCTCCGAGGGCATCACCCTGGAGGAGGCGTACCGCGGCCTGGCCGAGATCCGCCGCAACCGCCACCCCTTCCCGAGCTGGTCGCTCACCCTGGCCTCCGGCCTGCTGTCCGGCGCGGCGAGCATGCTGGTCGGCGGCGGGGCGATCGTCTTCATCGCGGCGGCGATCGGCTCGATGCTCGGCGACCGGCTGGCCTGGCTGGCGTCCAGCCGCGGGCTGCCGGAGTTCTACCAGTTCGTGGTCGCGGCGATGCCGCCGGCCGCCATAGGGGTCGCGCTGAGCTTCTCGCACGTCGCCGTGCAGGCGTCCGCGGTGATCACCGGTGGCCTCTTCGCGCTGATCCCCGGGCGGGCGCTGGTGGCCTCCGTCCAGGACGGCCTGACGGGGTACTACATCACCGCCTCGGCACGCCTGCTGGAAGTCGGCTACCTCATCGTCGGCATCGTGATCGGCGTGCTGGCCGCGCTGTACATCGGGTTGCAGCTGAATCCGGAGTACCTGTACCCGGCGGCCGGGTTCGGCGCGTACAACGATCCGCCGGTGCAGACCCTGGCCGCCATGCTGCTGGCGCTGTCCTTCTGCGTACTGCTTCAGCAGGAACGTCACACCGTGCTGTTCGCCACGCTCAACGGCGGTGTCGCGTGGGTCGTCTACGGCGCGCTCGCCAACGTCAGCAACATGAACGCGGTACCCGCCACGGCCATCGCGGCCGGCCTCGTCGGCCTCTTCGGCCAGCTCCTGAGCCGCTACCGGTACGCCTCCGCGCTGCCGTACGTCACCGCCGCGATCGGTCCGCTGCTGCCCGGTAGCGCCACGTACTTCGGCCTGCTCAACTTCGCCCAGGGCGACATCGGCCCCGGCGTCTCGTCCCTCATCAAGGCCGCCTCCCTGGCCCTGGCCATCGCGGTCGGCGTGAACCTCGGCGGCGAGGTGGCCCGCCTGTTCATGAAGGCGCCCGGCGCGACGGTGGAAGAGGCGGGCGGCCGCCGGGCGGCCAAGCGGACGCGGGGCTTCTGA
- a CDS encoding bleomycin resistance protein, whose protein sequence is MAETVIPMLPCPSIDGLLDFYRALGFEVTSYQKTPNPYCGVRLRGIELQFFGMKSYDPTTSYSTCYVLTDDVDGLHASFRAGLKAAYGKVPTRGLPRIGALKDMPYGVRQFLMTDPGGNCIRIGQPIADSFEYPAVPKERYARALHQATLLGESKGDHAAAARIIDRALEDDATPTGPTAPQLFQLLVLRAETAAQLDGLPAAVPWLDRADAVELDGVEDEPVRDARRRAAELRDGAG, encoded by the coding sequence ATGGCCGAGACCGTGATTCCGATGCTCCCGTGCCCCTCCATCGACGGACTGCTCGACTTCTACCGAGCCCTCGGTTTCGAGGTGACCTCGTACCAGAAGACCCCGAACCCGTACTGCGGCGTCCGCCTGCGCGGCATCGAGCTGCAGTTCTTCGGGATGAAGTCGTACGACCCGACCACCTCGTACAGCACCTGCTACGTCCTGACCGACGACGTGGACGGGCTCCACGCGTCCTTCCGCGCGGGCCTGAAGGCCGCGTACGGCAAGGTGCCGACCCGCGGGCTGCCGCGGATCGGGGCGCTGAAGGACATGCCGTACGGCGTGCGGCAGTTCCTGATGACCGACCCCGGCGGCAACTGCATACGCATCGGGCAGCCGATCGCGGACAGCTTCGAGTACCCGGCCGTCCCCAAGGAGCGGTACGCACGCGCCCTGCATCAGGCGACGCTGCTCGGCGAGTCAAAGGGCGACCACGCCGCGGCGGCCCGCATCATCGACCGGGCCCTGGAGGACGACGCGACGCCGACCGGGCCGACCGCTCCACAGCTCTTCCAGCTTCTCGTCCTGCGCGCCGAGACGGCTGCCCAGTTGGACGGCTTGCCTGCGGCCGTTCCCTGGCTCGACCGGGCGGACGCGGTCGAACTCGACGGCGTGGAAGACGAGCCGGTACGCGACGCGCGGCGCCGGGCGGCGGAGTTGCGTGACGGCGCGGGCTGA
- a CDS encoding inorganic diphosphatase, with translation MEFDVTIEIPKGSRNKYEVDHETGRIRLDRRLFTSTSYPADYGFVENTLGEDGDPLDALVILDEPTFPGCLIKCRAIGMFRMTDEAGGDDKLLCVPASDPRVEHLRDIHHVSEFDRLEIQHFFEVYKDLEPGKSVEGADWVGRAEAEAEIEASFKRLEAQGGAHH, from the coding sequence GTGGAGTTCGACGTCACCATCGAGATCCCGAAGGGTTCGCGGAACAAGTACGAGGTGGACCACGAGACCGGACGGATCCGTCTCGACCGTCGACTCTTCACCTCGACCAGCTACCCGGCCGACTACGGCTTCGTCGAGAACACCCTCGGCGAGGACGGCGACCCGCTGGACGCGCTGGTCATCCTGGACGAGCCGACGTTCCCCGGATGCCTGATCAAGTGCCGCGCCATCGGCATGTTCCGGATGACCGACGAGGCCGGCGGCGACGACAAGCTGCTGTGCGTCCCGGCGTCCGACCCGCGCGTGGAGCACCTGCGCGACATCCACCACGTGTCGGAGTTCGACCGCCTGGAGATCCAGCACTTCTTCGAGGTCTACAAGGACCTGGAGCCCGGCAAGTCCGTCGAGGGCGCCGACTGGGTCGGCCGCGCCGAGGCCGAGGCCGAGATCGAGGCCTCCTTCAAGCGCCTTGAGGCGCAGGGCGGCGCCCACCACTGA